In Vicingaceae bacterium, the following proteins share a genomic window:
- the purM gene encoding phosphoribosylformylglycinamidine cyclo-ligase, translating to MRNNKYNQRGVSADKEDVHNAIKNIDKGIFPKAFCKITQDVYSSNHVSIMHADGAGTKSSLAYAYWKETGNLDVWKGIAQDALVMNTDDLLCVGFTGPVYFSSTIGRNKWRIPGEVIATIIQAFEELKDTFAKFGYQIITTGGETADVGDLVQTIIVDSTVFGRMHKDKVIHNERIKPGDVIVGLASSGKASYEYSYNSGIGSNGLTSARHDLLNKKVAAKFPETYDHQLDDSVAYTGPYYLTDYIPELNSDIGSAILSPTRTYVPVMMEVFNQCRNKINGMIHCTGGGQTKILHFLDKYHVIKNNLLPIPPLFRIIQNTTKTPWREMYKVFNMGHRMEIYTDLKTAENIITIAKDFNIEAQIIGHVEDSPKPLLTIDNGIEKLTYQK from the coding sequence ATGAGAAACAATAAATACAACCAACGTGGCGTATCGGCCGATAAAGAAGACGTACACAATGCCATTAAAAACATTGACAAAGGAATTTTTCCAAAGGCATTCTGTAAAATTACTCAGGATGTTTATTCTTCGAACCATGTATCCATCATGCATGCAGATGGTGCAGGCACCAAGTCGTCGTTGGCATATGCTTATTGGAAAGAAACCGGGAACCTTGACGTTTGGAAAGGTATAGCGCAAGATGCTTTGGTGATGAATACAGATGACCTTTTATGTGTCGGATTTACCGGGCCCGTATACTTCTCTTCTACCATCGGAAGAAATAAATGGAGAATTCCCGGTGAAGTAATTGCCACTATCATTCAAGCATTCGAAGAGTTGAAAGATACATTTGCGAAGTTTGGATACCAAATCATTACTACCGGAGGCGAAACCGCCGATGTAGGAGATCTTGTACAAACCATCATTGTAGATTCTACCGTATTTGGACGTATGCATAAAGATAAGGTCATCCACAATGAACGTATTAAACCGGGTGATGTGATTGTTGGTCTGGCATCTTCAGGAAAGGCCTCTTATGAATACTCTTACAACAGTGGTATAGGTAGCAACGGACTCACTTCAGCAAGACATGATTTACTTAACAAAAAAGTTGCTGCTAAATTTCCGGAAACATACGATCACCAATTAGACGATTCTGTAGCTTATACAGGCCCATACTATTTGACTGATTACATTCCTGAACTTAATTCTGATATTGGAAGTGCAATACTTTCTCCCACGAGAACTTACGTGCCTGTTATGATGGAAGTTTTCAATCAATGCAGAAATAAAATCAACGGAATGATTCATTGTACCGGAGGTGGTCAAACAAAAATTTTACATTTTCTGGACAAATATCATGTCATTAAAAACAACCTATTACCCATTCCTCCATTATTCCGTATCATACAAAACACCACCAAAACTCCTTGGAGGGAAATGTATAAGGTTTTTAATATGGGACATAGAATGGAAATTTATACAGACCTGAAGACAGCCGAAAATATTATCACTATTGCAAAGGATTTTAATATTGAAGCTCAAATCATCGGTCATGTAGAAGATTCCCCAAAACCTTTATTAACCATAGATAATGGAATTGAAAAACTTACCTATCAAAAATAA
- the glnA gene encoding glutamine synthetase: protein MITKRLKSIEKLLERNIREFQQEEKKISEIYGSQVFNEMVMRSYLSRDAYKKLRNIIEHGGQIDKELADVVASAMKDWAISKGATHYTHWFQPLNGLTAEKHDAFFEPTAEGLAIETFDGDKLTQQEPDASSFPSGGIRNTFEARGYTAWDPTSPAFILGGTLCIPTIFVSYTGEALDYKTPLLRSLHAIDKAATEVCQYFDKNITKVYPTLGWEQEYFLIDKAFYYSRPDIMLTGRALIGYGPAKGQQLEDHYFGSIPSRVSAFMRELEYEAHRLGIPIKTRHNEVAPNQFECAPIYEEVNLAVDHNQLLMDLMPRVAAKHNFVVLLHEKPFKGLNGSGKHNNWSLATNTGVNLLSPGKNPKSNLQFLTFFINTIKAIHDNADILRASIASASNDHRLGANEAPPAIISVFIGSYLTGLLDDLEQSVKTGKMTPEEKTVLKLNIGKIPQILRDNTDRNRTSPFAFTGNKFEFRAVGSSANCASAMTVLNSIVANQLIEFKANVDKLIAKGLSKDEAIFNELKRCIKVSKKIRFEGNGYSEEWVKEAKKRGLSNIKDTPRALDIFDKKETKKLFSDLGVLTEKELEARHEIELDKYTLKVQIESRVLGDIVLTHIIPSAIKYQNELIKNLEGLYNVYGKKADELTTTTKKLVEEISSHINKLYQLTESMVDARKKANKIESSREKAIAYCDEVLPHFDQIKYHCDKLELLVDDNLWPMPKMKEILFTR from the coding sequence ATGATAACAAAAAGATTGAAATCCATAGAAAAACTGCTTGAAAGAAATATCAGAGAATTTCAACAAGAAGAGAAAAAAATCTCTGAAATTTACGGAAGTCAGGTTTTTAATGAAATGGTCATGCGTTCATATTTATCAAGAGATGCCTATAAAAAACTCAGGAATATCATTGAACATGGCGGACAAATTGATAAAGAATTGGCCGACGTAGTAGCTTCGGCTATGAAAGATTGGGCCATCAGTAAAGGAGCGACACATTATACCCATTGGTTTCAACCCCTTAATGGACTGACTGCCGAAAAGCATGACGCTTTTTTTGAACCAACAGCAGAAGGTTTGGCAATAGAAACTTTTGACGGAGACAAACTAACCCAACAAGAACCGGACGCCTCCAGTTTTCCCAGTGGAGGTATAAGAAACACCTTTGAAGCAAGAGGTTATACTGCTTGGGACCCTACCTCACCGGCATTTATTCTCGGTGGGACCTTATGTATTCCTACCATTTTTGTCTCTTATACGGGCGAAGCGTTGGATTATAAAACTCCTTTATTACGATCGCTTCATGCAATTGACAAAGCAGCCACAGAAGTTTGCCAATATTTTGACAAGAATATTACAAAAGTTTATCCTACATTGGGTTGGGAGCAAGAATATTTTTTAATCGACAAAGCATTTTATTATTCTCGTCCCGACATTATGCTCACAGGCCGTGCATTGATTGGATATGGTCCGGCAAAAGGGCAACAATTGGAGGATCATTATTTTGGCAGCATTCCGTCAAGGGTAAGTGCATTTATGAGAGAATTGGAATATGAGGCACACCGTTTGGGAATACCTATAAAAACAAGACACAACGAAGTGGCTCCCAACCAATTTGAATGCGCCCCAATATACGAAGAGGTCAATTTGGCCGTAGACCATAACCAGCTGTTGATGGATCTAATGCCGCGTGTTGCTGCCAAACATAACTTTGTTGTTTTACTTCACGAAAAACCATTCAAAGGCCTCAATGGATCGGGTAAACATAACAATTGGTCATTGGCTACCAATACAGGCGTTAATTTATTAAGCCCCGGGAAAAACCCAAAAAGCAATCTGCAATTTTTGACTTTTTTTATCAACACAATCAAAGCCATACATGACAATGCGGATATACTCAGAGCTAGTATTGCATCAGCATCAAACGATCATAGATTAGGTGCAAATGAGGCGCCACCTGCCATTATTTCGGTATTTATAGGAAGCTACCTGACCGGTCTGCTTGATGATTTGGAACAAAGTGTCAAAACCGGAAAAATGACCCCGGAAGAAAAAACCGTATTAAAACTTAACATTGGTAAAATACCTCAAATTTTGCGTGACAATACCGACAGAAACAGAACATCACCATTTGCATTTACAGGCAACAAATTTGAGTTCAGGGCAGTTGGTTCCAGTGCAAACTGCGCATCGGCAATGACGGTTTTAAATTCCATTGTAGCCAACCAATTGATAGAATTTAAAGCCAACGTAGATAAATTAATCGCGAAAGGACTTAGCAAAGATGAAGCCATTTTTAACGAACTTAAACGTTGTATCAAGGTATCCAAAAAAATTCGATTCGAGGGTAATGGATATAGTGAAGAATGGGTTAAAGAAGCGAAAAAAAGAGGATTGTCAAATATTAAAGATACACCCAGAGCACTTGACATTTTTGACAAAAAAGAAACCAAAAAACTATTTTCCGATTTAGGGGTTTTGACTGAAAAAGAATTAGAAGCCCGTCATGAAATAGAATTGGATAAATATACCTTAAAGGTACAAATTGAATCGAGAGTGCTTGGCGATATAGTTTTGACGCACATCATTCCTTCGGCAATAAAATATCAAAACGAATTGATCAAAAACCTGGAAGGGCTTTACAATGTTTATGGCAAAAAAGCAGATGAATTAACCACTACGACCAAAAAACTAGTAGAAGAAATATCTAGCCATATCAACAAACTTTACCAACTTACAGAGTCGATGGTCGATGCCCGAAAGAAAGCAAATAAAATAGAAAGTTCCAGGGAAAAGGCCATTGCCTATTGTGACGAGGTGCTCCCTCATTTTGACCAAATCAAATACCATTGCGACAAATTAGAACTTTTAGTAGACGACAACTTATGGCCCATGCCTAAAATGAAAGAGATTTTATTTACACGTTAA
- the pyrF gene encoding orotidine 5'-phosphate decarboxylase, with protein sequence MKRCDLIKNIFQKKSVLCVGLDTDINQLPKGFSKRPEDILRFNQTIIDATKDFAVAYKINTAFYESLGHKGWKIMEETLNYIPSGIFTIADAKRGDIGNTSRKYAEAFFHQLSFDAITVNPYMGKDSITPYLEFDNKWIIILGLTSNAGAEDFQLLPTQLGNKKVYEIVMEKTSAWGTSENTMFVVGATRPTFIREIRNKFPQHFFLIPGIGKQGGDLSSTIKAASNHDMTFLINASRSIIFASQDEDFAECAANEAKKMQNVMSNYFS encoded by the coding sequence ATGAAACGCTGTGATTTAATAAAAAATATTTTTCAGAAAAAAAGTGTGCTTTGTGTTGGGCTCGATACGGATATAAACCAACTTCCCAAAGGTTTTTCAAAACGTCCGGAAGACATATTGCGATTTAATCAAACAATTATTGATGCTACTAAAGATTTTGCCGTTGCTTATAAAATAAATACGGCTTTCTATGAATCTTTAGGCCATAAGGGCTGGAAAATCATGGAAGAAACACTAAACTACATTCCTTCCGGTATCTTTACGATAGCCGACGCAAAAAGAGGAGATATAGGGAATACATCAAGAAAATATGCCGAAGCTTTTTTTCATCAATTATCTTTTGATGCCATTACCGTAAATCCGTATATGGGTAAGGACAGCATTACTCCCTATCTGGAATTCGATAATAAATGGATAATTATTTTGGGACTCACCTCTAATGCCGGGGCCGAAGATTTTCAATTATTACCCACACAACTTGGAAATAAAAAGGTATATGAAATTGTAATGGAAAAAACATCTGCATGGGGCACTTCAGAAAACACCATGTTTGTTGTGGGAGCGACAAGACCAACTTTCATAAGAGAAATAAGAAACAAATTTCCTCAACACTTTTTTTTAATTCCCGGTATTGGGAAACAAGGAGGTGATTTGTCCTCGACCATCAAAGCTGCAAGCAATCATGATATGACTTTTTTGATAAATGCTTCGAGATCTATCATTTTTGCTTCGCAAGATGAAGATTTTGCCGAATGTGCGGCCAATGAAGCAAAAAAGATGCAAAATGTCATGTCAAATTATTTTTCATGA
- the prfA gene encoding peptide chain release factor 1 → MEILKKIEPLEYKFKELSNKLSDPQFINDPVKFAKLNKEYKELEEILNIAEQMKQMINNLQQAKDIIENEKDAELIEMAKEEAELAEKNIANLEEQLKWKLIPKDPEDSKDAIMEIRAGTGGDEAAIFAGDLFRMYTKFFEKKGWKYEILNVNEGTMGGFKEIQLSVSGDEVFGILKFESGVHRVQRVPQTESQGRVHTSAATVAVLPQAEEVDVVLNEKDIKKDTFRASGAGGQHVNKTESAIRLTHIPTGIVVECQDERSQIKNYEKALKLLRTKIYEIEYEKRMKERAALRKSQVSTGDRSAKIRTYNFPQNRVTDHRIGLTLYNLDSFMEGDIDELIEALRIAENTEKLQQQNII, encoded by the coding sequence ATGGAGATCCTTAAGAAAATAGAACCTTTGGAATATAAATTCAAGGAACTTTCAAATAAATTATCTGATCCGCAATTTATCAACGACCCTGTGAAATTTGCCAAACTGAATAAAGAATACAAAGAACTCGAAGAAATTTTAAACATTGCGGAGCAAATGAAACAAATGATCAACAATCTTCAACAAGCCAAAGATATAATTGAAAACGAAAAAGATGCCGAATTGATAGAGATGGCAAAAGAAGAAGCCGAACTTGCCGAAAAAAATATTGCCAACCTCGAAGAACAACTAAAATGGAAATTAATTCCCAAAGATCCTGAAGACAGCAAAGATGCCATAATGGAAATCAGAGCCGGTACCGGAGGAGATGAAGCGGCAATATTTGCCGGAGATTTGTTTCGAATGTATACCAAGTTTTTTGAAAAAAAGGGTTGGAAATACGAAATTTTAAATGTGAACGAAGGTACCATGGGAGGTTTTAAAGAGATTCAATTATCTGTTTCGGGTGATGAAGTTTTTGGAATTTTAAAATTTGAGTCAGGTGTGCACCGTGTTCAACGTGTGCCTCAAACCGAATCCCAAGGAAGAGTGCACACATCTGCCGCAACCGTAGCTGTCCTGCCTCAAGCCGAAGAGGTGGATGTTGTGTTAAATGAAAAGGATATCAAGAAAGACACTTTCAGGGCCAGTGGTGCAGGAGGACAACATGTTAACAAAACCGAATCGGCCATTAGATTAACCCATATTCCCACAGGCATAGTTGTGGAATGTCAGGACGAACGTTCTCAAATAAAAAATTATGAAAAAGCACTCAAATTATTGAGAACAAAAATTTATGAAATTGAATATGAAAAACGCATGAAGGAAAGAGCCGCTCTAAGAAAATCACAAGTTTCAACCGGTGACCGTTCAGCCAAAATTCGTACCTATAACTTCCCACAAAATCGTGTAACAGATCATAGGATAGGCTTAACCCTTTATAACCTTGACAGTTTTATGGAAGGTGATATCGACGAATTGATTGAAGCTTTGAGAATTGCCGAAAACACCGAAAAGTTACAACAACAAAACATTATTTGA
- a CDS encoding cell envelope biogenesis protein OmpA, translating into MKSKIIGLLFLLVTIPALAQKNYKKEADVAFEGEKYYKCIELYKKAYEKERKASVKAEILFKIGEAYRLSDNCGDAIVWYDKAIKAQYSDPIVYLHIADCYRLQGKYDEAIVNYNKYKAANPQDKRGEEGIKACEQAQQWIEKPTRYVITPMPFINSEQYDFSPTFADKKNQLIYFTSTRIGSTGEGVSDVTGQSFADIYEVKRDKNGKWSEPTLLGPEINSEFEEGAACVNSKANQLFFTRCKFDKFGVFGCQILVSRKKGTSWGEAEVIPIAPDTITVGHPAISPDDQTLVFASDMPGGFGGKDLWYVTYDKRSRSWSQPINLGPEINTPGNEMFPFIRDDNVLYFASDGHPGMGGLDIFKAEPIGPNQWGKVTNMQYPINSPYNDFGITFEGTEEKGFFTSSREGGKGADDIWEFYLPPLQFALVGTVVDLETKKPLAGAKVKLIGSDGTTHEITTDDNGFFAFETNGNERYIKPNTSYQIIVSKDGYLNAKGKESTIGYNESKKFQHIYELQPIAKPIVLPEIVYEYNKATLTDQAKDSLEYLYKIMIDNPNIVIELRSHTDFRGSDNYNLKLSQKRAESAVNFLIEKGIEPDRMVAKGYGEKMPRVLDRDMGPFKKGTVLSESFIKSLKDPEQIEYAHQLNRRTEFTVLRTDYVPKKQPENSGNQEQNQQ; encoded by the coding sequence ATGAAATCAAAAATTATCGGATTATTATTCTTATTGGTGACCATACCGGCATTGGCACAAAAGAATTATAAAAAAGAAGCTGATGTTGCGTTTGAAGGAGAGAAATACTACAAATGTATTGAGCTCTATAAAAAAGCCTATGAAAAAGAAAGAAAAGCATCGGTTAAAGCCGAGATATTATTTAAAATAGGAGAGGCCTACAGGTTGAGTGATAATTGTGGTGATGCCATTGTATGGTATGATAAGGCCATCAAAGCGCAATACAGCGACCCTATTGTATATTTACACATTGCAGATTGTTACAGGTTACAAGGCAAATATGACGAAGCCATTGTAAATTATAACAAATACAAAGCAGCCAATCCACAAGATAAAAGAGGAGAAGAAGGAATAAAAGCTTGTGAACAGGCCCAACAATGGATAGAAAAACCCACTCGCTATGTAATCACCCCCATGCCCTTTATCAATTCCGAACAATATGATTTTTCTCCCACATTTGCCGACAAAAAAAATCAACTAATTTACTTTACTTCTACAAGAATAGGATCCACAGGAGAAGGCGTATCAGATGTCACTGGGCAAAGTTTTGCTGATATTTACGAAGTTAAAAGAGACAAGAATGGCAAATGGAGTGAACCCACATTGCTTGGCCCGGAGATCAACTCTGAATTTGAGGAAGGTGCTGCATGCGTCAACTCTAAAGCTAATCAGCTATTTTTTACCCGCTGCAAATTTGACAAATTTGGAGTTTTTGGATGTCAGATTTTGGTAAGCCGTAAGAAGGGAACCTCCTGGGGGGAAGCAGAAGTCATTCCAATAGCACCCGATACTATCACTGTCGGTCATCCTGCTATATCTCCCGATGATCAGACTTTGGTTTTTGCATCGGATATGCCGGGAGGATTTGGTGGTAAAGACCTTTGGTATGTGACTTATGATAAAAGATCACGTTCATGGAGCCAACCTATCAATTTAGGCCCTGAAATCAACACCCCCGGAAATGAAATGTTTCCGTTTATCAGAGATGACAATGTTCTATATTTTGCTTCGGATGGACATCCAGGTATGGGAGGACTTGATATCTTCAAAGCAGAACCCATCGGGCCGAATCAATGGGGAAAGGTAACAAACATGCAATACCCTATCAATTCGCCTTACAACGATTTTGGTATTACGTTTGAAGGTACTGAAGAAAAAGGTTTTTTTACATCAAGCCGGGAAGGAGGAAAAGGAGCTGACGATATCTGGGAATTTTACCTACCTCCTCTTCAATTTGCTTTAGTAGGTACCGTTGTTGATTTGGAAACTAAAAAACCTTTGGCCGGCGCCAAAGTAAAACTCATTGGCAGCGATGGTACAACTCACGAAATCACCACTGATGACAATGGATTTTTTGCATTCGAAACCAACGGTAATGAACGATACATTAAACCAAATACCTCCTATCAAATCATTGTTTCAAAAGATGGATATTTGAATGCAAAAGGTAAAGAATCAACCATTGGATACAATGAATCCAAAAAATTTCAACATATCTATGAATTGCAACCAATTGCCAAACCTATAGTTCTACCTGAAATTGTATATGAATACAACAAAGCTACTCTTACCGACCAGGCAAAAGATTCGCTTGAATACCTCTACAAAATTATGATTGACAACCCGAACATTGTAATCGAACTTCGTTCACATACTGACTTTAGAGGTAGCGACAATTACAATTTAAAACTCTCTCAAAAACGTGCCGAATCGGCTGTGAATTTCTTGATAGAAAAAGGTATTGAACCCGACAGAATGGTGGCAAAAGGTTACGGAGAAAAAATGCCGCGCGTTTTAGACAGGGATATGGGACCATTCAAAAAAGGGACCGTTTTATCCGAGTCATTTATCAAAAGCTTAAAAGATCCCGAACAAATCGAATATGCACACCAACTCAATCGTCGCACTGAGTTTACTGTACTTCGCACAGATTATGTACCCAAAAAACAACCCGAAAATAGCGGCAATCAAGAGCAAAACCAACAGTAG